The Methanobacterium sp. BAmetb5 genome includes a region encoding these proteins:
- the porD gene encoding pyruvate synthase subunit PorD: MVSTGACVKEPGSTRNNKTGSWRTFKPILDKEKCIDCGNCVLFCPEGCINQDYDIDYDYCKGCGICAEECPVKAIKMERG, encoded by the coding sequence ATGGTATCTACTGGAGCATGTGTTAAAGAACCTGGAAGCACCCGAAACAACAAAACCGGAAGCTGGAGAACCTTCAAGCCCATTCTGGATAAAGAAAAATGTATTGACTGCGGCAACTGTGTTCTTTTCTGTCCGGAAGGATGTATAAACCAGGATTACGATATAGATTACGATTACTGTAAGGGCTGTGGCATCTGCGCCGAAGAATGCCCAGTTAAAGCAATAAAAATGGAGAGAGGATAA
- the porC gene encoding pyruvate synthase subunit PorC: MIEIRFHGRGGQGAVTAAEILARAAFEDGKYCQAFPFFGAERKGAPVMAFSRINDKPIRRRYQVYNPDHVLVLDETLLEAVDVLSGLKEGGKVIINTKEDLKLSGAEVHTIDATGIALETLGVPIVNTVMLGAFAKVVGGVSLDSIIKITKETFPGPIGEKNAEAAKIAFEKVE; encoded by the coding sequence ATGATCGAAATTCGCTTTCACGGACGCGGTGGTCAAGGAGCAGTCACTGCCGCAGAGATACTGGCAAGAGCAGCATTTGAAGACGGAAAATACTGTCAAGCATTCCCATTTTTCGGTGCTGAGCGAAAAGGCGCACCAGTTATGGCTTTTTCTAGAATAAATGACAAGCCCATAAGAAGAAGATATCAAGTTTATAACCCGGACCATGTACTGGTACTGGATGAAACCCTCCTGGAGGCCGTAGATGTATTATCTGGCCTTAAAGAAGGAGGTAAAGTAATAATAAATACCAAAGAAGATTTAAAATTGAGTGGTGCAGAGGTGCACACCATCGATGCCACCGGAATTGCCCTGGAAACACTGGGAGTTCCCATTGTAAACACCGTGATGCTGGGAGCATTCGCCAAGGTGGTTGGTGGAGTTTCCCTGGACTCAATCATCAAAATAACCAAAGAAACTTTCCCTGGTCCAATTGGGGAAAAGAACGCTGAAGCAGCGAAAATTGCCTTCGAAAAGGTGGAGTAA
- a CDS encoding site-2 protease family protein, protein MDDFHLIEQSISHYFPIIGFSDGNGGKEGSYFLVGDYNPHSFQELVKELDELGFVPFISPEGTYYKINIAKKQEKGKSRIHINVILLLATIGTTLFAGYYLGEGDMWQAVAFAVALLGIIGAHELAHFFAARKHGVDATLPYFIPAPTIIGTFGALINIKSPIPNRRALFDLGYSGPLAGFIVAIPVLLIGLKLSIVATNPEVSMVFVPPLIMQLFTFLVAPAANEGQVLLLHPVAFAGWVGVLVTMLNLMPVAFLDGGHISRSFFSQKIHSFVSIVGIMITVVLGWYLMAALMVVIYFMNKGHPGALDNVAPMDRNRKIMAVVIVAVFILCLSPYPFTQ, encoded by the coding sequence GTGGATGACTTTCATCTAATTGAACAATCAATCTCCCACTATTTTCCAATAATCGGATTTTCCGATGGTAATGGTGGTAAGGAAGGGTCTTACTTTTTGGTGGGAGATTACAACCCCCACAGTTTCCAGGAATTGGTAAAAGAACTGGATGAACTGGGATTCGTTCCCTTTATAAGTCCAGAAGGTACTTATTATAAAATTAACATAGCCAAGAAACAGGAAAAAGGAAAATCACGGATACACATCAACGTGATTCTTCTCCTGGCCACCATTGGCACCACCCTCTTTGCCGGGTACTACCTGGGAGAGGGAGACATGTGGCAGGCAGTGGCCTTTGCCGTGGCCCTCCTGGGGATAATTGGAGCCCATGAACTGGCCCACTTTTTCGCCGCCCGAAAACACGGAGTGGATGCCACCTTACCCTACTTCATACCCGCACCAACCATAATCGGTACCTTCGGTGCCCTTATAAATATCAAATCCCCTATACCTAACCGCCGAGCATTGTTCGACCTGGGATACAGTGGTCCCCTGGCGGGTTTCATTGTGGCCATCCCGGTGCTCCTGATTGGCCTGAAACTTTCTATAGTAGCCACCAATCCCGAGGTCTCCATGGTTTTCGTACCACCACTCATTATGCAGCTGTTCACTTTCCTGGTGGCTCCCGCTGCCAACGAGGGGCAGGTGCTCCTCCTGCATCCCGTGGCCTTTGCCGGGTGGGTGGGGGTCCTGGTTACCATGCTAAACCTGATGCCCGTGGCTTTCCTGGACGGAGGACACATATCCCGATCCTTTTTCAGTCAAAAAATCCACTCCTTCGTGTCCATTGTGGGAATAATGATCACCGTAGTTCTGGGATGGTATTTAATGGCGGCCCTCATGGTTGTAATTTACTTCATGAACAAGGGACACCCCGGTGCACTGGACAATGTGGCCCCCATGGACCGGAACCGTAAAATAATGGCGGTGGTCATTGTGGCCGTGTTTATACTGTGCCTTTCACCCTACCCTTTCACCCAGTAG
- the porA gene encoding pyruvate synthase subunit PorA, which yields MVQKVYSSNRAVAEAVKMAKPDVVPVYPITPQTTISEYLAQFVADGDLKAEYIRVESEHSAISAALGASGAGVRVFSATSSQGLALMHEILFAAAGMRSPIVLVDANRALSAPLSIWNDQQDSISERDSGWLQIYAENAQEALDAVLIAYRVAEDPEVLLPCMVCIDGYFLTHTVEPLDVPSQEEVDQFLPPYKPYAFLDPENPMSIGTFTDPDYYMEARYAIEAAMEKSKSVISKANQEFKEVFGREYDLVETYRCDDAEIIMVAMGSLCGTIKDVIDDLREEGEKVGLLKIRVFRPFPTEEIKEVLEKASKVAVIDKNISFGMGGVLYNNIRATTNADAHGFIAGLGGRDITPSFLREIIEKTKNPTGEVEWIGLKKEEV from the coding sequence ATGGTTCAAAAAGTTTATTCTTCCAACCGAGCCGTGGCCGAAGCCGTTAAAATGGCTAAACCAGACGTAGTTCCTGTTTATCCCATAACACCCCAAACAACCATTTCCGAATATCTGGCCCAGTTTGTGGCCGACGGAGACCTGAAAGCCGAATACATCCGTGTGGAATCTGAACACAGCGCAATAAGTGCTGCTTTAGGTGCTTCCGGAGCTGGTGTCCGAGTTTTCAGTGCAACCTCATCCCAGGGCCTGGCCCTGATGCACGAAATACTGTTTGCTGCGGCTGGTATGCGGAGCCCCATTGTACTGGTGGATGCAAACCGAGCACTATCTGCACCACTGAGTATATGGAACGATCAACAGGATTCAATATCTGAACGTGACTCAGGATGGCTGCAAATATACGCAGAAAACGCACAGGAAGCCCTGGACGCGGTTTTAATAGCCTACCGAGTGGCCGAAGACCCAGAAGTTTTACTACCCTGCATGGTCTGTATCGATGGATACTTCCTGACCCACACTGTGGAACCACTGGATGTGCCCAGCCAGGAAGAGGTGGACCAGTTCTTACCACCCTACAAACCCTACGCTTTCCTGGACCCGGAAAACCCCATGTCCATTGGAACCTTCACTGACCCGGACTACTACATGGAAGCCCGTTACGCCATAGAAGCAGCCATGGAAAAATCCAAGAGTGTCATAAGCAAGGCCAACCAGGAATTTAAAGAAGTGTTCGGCCGGGAATATGATCTCGTTGAAACTTACCGCTGTGATGACGCCGAAATCATCATGGTAGCCATGGGTTCACTCTGTGGAACCATTAAAGATGTTATCGATGATTTAAGAGAAGAAGGAGAAAAAGTTGGACTCCTGAAAATCAGGGTGTTCCGTCCCTTCCCCACTGAAGAAATTAAAGAAGTCCTGGAAAAAGCTTCCAAAGTGGCAGTGATAGATAAAAACATCTCATTTGGAATGGGAGGAGTGCTCTACAACAACATCCGAGCCACCACCAATGCCGACGCCCATGGATTTATAGCTGGACTGGGAGGAAGAGATATAACCCCTTCATTCCTCAGGGAAATCATTGAAAAAACTAAAAACCCCACCGGAGAGGTGGAATGGATCGGACTCAAAAAGGAGGAAGTCTAA
- a CDS encoding dihydropteroate synthase-like protein encodes MNILIITGELASKLVKDAASKSDHNVQVHVVKTPIAAFLTPKKIIGELRTLPHGKLESVEMIITPGLIRKDVSPIKDELGISAYKGSTDAADLDIVLEMVDKLDLSPKKSADKLIEEEQRKRALKYIEDFEGNRENTKKLLQKPENIRVGDLPVGEDFPMRVLAEIANAPLLSPEELLKKAEYFVKSGANMVDIGMIAGENMSSRIPAMVQLLQENLEVPVSIDTLQSEELLVAVDAGVDMVLSLDHGNYSEVLPALQRAKIPAVILPTDYRRGWVPETIDERVNSLMDLKEKCKGIEVIADPILDPVNSKSMVDSIIACRKFQETVTEKCPVFFGIGNVTELMDVDSVGVNALLAGISMELGSSILFTPEESGKTRGSVKELAVSAKMMFLSKMRGSIPKDLGINLLVFKDKRRGESIQEEVDVPEVTVSAEYKFKQDPRGSFKISLQEGSIMVVHYPKMQPTLALYGQTAWEIYQEIINRDLVSRMEHAAYLGQELQKAEDALKLGKNYVQDFPLFEKFMEY; translated from the coding sequence ATGAACATACTGATAATCACCGGCGAACTGGCCAGTAAACTGGTAAAAGATGCAGCTTCAAAATCAGATCATAACGTGCAGGTACACGTGGTTAAAACACCCATAGCTGCATTTTTAACCCCTAAAAAGATCATAGGGGAGCTTCGCACATTACCTCACGGAAAATTAGAATCAGTGGAAATGATCATTACCCCTGGACTTATACGCAAGGATGTAAGTCCCATTAAGGATGAATTGGGGATATCTGCTTACAAGGGTTCCACTGATGCGGCTGACCTGGACATCGTCCTGGAAATGGTGGATAAACTGGACCTATCCCCTAAGAAATCTGCAGATAAACTCATCGAGGAAGAACAGAGGAAACGAGCCCTGAAATACATTGAAGATTTTGAGGGTAACCGGGAAAACACTAAAAAACTCCTCCAGAAACCGGAAAACATCCGGGTTGGTGACCTTCCGGTGGGTGAAGACTTCCCCATGAGGGTGCTGGCGGAAATTGCCAATGCGCCCCTTTTAAGCCCGGAAGAACTCTTAAAAAAGGCAGAATACTTTGTCAAATCCGGGGCCAACATGGTGGACATTGGAATGATCGCCGGGGAAAACATGTCCTCCCGGATACCAGCCATGGTCCAGCTTCTCCAGGAAAATCTGGAGGTACCGGTGAGCATAGACACCCTGCAGAGTGAGGAGCTCCTGGTGGCTGTGGATGCCGGGGTGGATATGGTGTTAAGCCTGGACCACGGGAATTACTCCGAGGTTTTACCTGCCCTCCAGAGGGCCAAGATCCCGGCAGTTATCCTGCCCACGGATTACCGGAGGGGTTGGGTCCCGGAAACCATAGACGAACGGGTAAACTCGTTGATGGATTTAAAAGAAAAGTGTAAAGGTATAGAGGTCATCGCCGACCCCATACTGGACCCGGTAAACAGCAAGAGCATGGTCGATTCGATTATTGCCTGCCGCAAATTCCAGGAAACAGTCACTGAAAAGTGTCCGGTTTTCTTTGGTATCGGAAACGTTACCGAACTGATGGATGTGGATTCTGTGGGGGTTAACGCGTTACTGGCAGGGATATCCATGGAACTGGGATCCAGCATTCTCTTCACCCCGGAAGAGAGTGGTAAAACCAGGGGAAGTGTGAAAGAACTGGCAGTTTCCGCCAAGATGATGTTCCTCTCCAAGATGAGGGGTTCCATACCCAAGGACCTGGGGATAAACCTCCTGGTCTTCAAGGACAAGCGCCGGGGAGAATCAATCCAGGAAGAAGTGGATGTACCGGAGGTAACTGTCAGTGCAGAGTATAAATTCAAGCAGGACCCCCGGGGTAGCTTTAAAATCAGCCTGCAGGAGGGAAGCATAATGGTGGTTCATTACCCGAAGATGCAACCCACCCTGGCCCTCTACGGGCAGACTGCCTGGGAGATATACCAGGAAATAATAAACCGAGACCTAGTCTCCAGGATGGAACACGCAGCCTACCTGGGACAGGAACTACAAAAAGCAGAAGACGCCCTTAAACTGGGTAAAAACTATGTCCAGGACTTCCCCCTGTTTGAAAAGTTCATGGAGTACTGA
- the porB gene encoding pyruvate synthase subunit PorB — MEISEKEFLAPGHRGCAGCGATVGVRLALKALGKNTVAISATGCLEVITTPYPETAWEIPWIHVAFENAAAVASGVERALKSQGKDAQVVAFAGDGGTADIGLQALSGAMERGHNLIYICYDNEAYMNTGVQRSGATPYGASTTTSPHGKESFGEDKPKKNIPMIMAAHGVPYVATASISYPEDFMKKVQKAREVDGPAYIHLHQPCTTGWGFSPSKTIDLGRLAVETGSWILYEIEDGDFRVTYRPLQRKMVDEYLQAQKRFKHLTELERERIQKNVDAICSELKI, encoded by the coding sequence ATGGAAATCAGTGAAAAAGAATTCCTGGCCCCTGGACACCGAGGATGTGCCGGTTGTGGAGCTACCGTAGGTGTTAGGCTGGCCCTGAAGGCACTGGGCAAAAACACGGTAGCTATTTCCGCCACTGGCTGTCTGGAGGTTATCACCACCCCTTACCCGGAAACTGCCTGGGAAATCCCCTGGATACACGTGGCCTTTGAAAACGCAGCTGCAGTTGCATCTGGAGTGGAAAGGGCCTTAAAATCACAGGGAAAAGATGCCCAAGTAGTGGCATTTGCTGGTGACGGAGGAACAGCAGACATAGGACTGCAAGCACTGTCCGGAGCCATGGAAAGGGGTCACAACCTGATCTACATCTGTTACGATAACGAAGCCTACATGAACACCGGTGTGCAGAGAAGTGGAGCCACCCCTTACGGTGCATCCACCACCACCAGCCCCCATGGTAAGGAAAGTTTTGGTGAGGACAAACCCAAAAAGAACATACCCATGATCATGGCGGCCCACGGTGTACCCTACGTAGCCACCGCCAGCATATCCTACCCGGAAGACTTCATGAAAAAGGTTCAGAAGGCCCGAGAAGTAGATGGTCCGGCTTACATTCACTTACACCAGCCCTGTACCACTGGTTGGGGTTTCAGCCCCTCCAAGACCATTGACCTGGGACGTCTGGCTGTGGAAACCGGTTCATGGATACTCTATGAAATCGAGGATGGAGACTTCCGTGTCACCTACCGACCACTGCAACGTAAAATGGTGGATGAATACTTACAGGCTCAAAAACGTTTCAAACATCTTACTGAATTAGAAAGAGAACGTATCCAGAAAAATGTGGATGCCATCTGCAGTGAACTCAAAATATAG
- a CDS encoding MoaD/ThiS family protein, translating to MEVTVIIGEDEKKIDVEGDKTVKELLQMMEIPVETVVVKKNQSIIIEEELVENGDVIEVIKVIYGG from the coding sequence ATGGAAGTCACGGTTATCATCGGGGAAGATGAAAAGAAAATAGATGTTGAAGGAGATAAAACAGTAAAAGAACTTCTCCAAATGATGGAAATACCAGTAGAAACTGTGGTGGTTAAGAAAAACCAGTCCATAATAATCGAAGAAGAACTCGTGGAAAATGGGGACGTAATTGAAGTAATAAAGGTAATTTACGGGGGATAA
- a CDS encoding TIGR00269 family protein yields MEVCDKCGNPRIIIKRKQSGQILCQECFIRLTQDKVLRDIRRQNLVDKGDKVLVALSGGKDSVMVLDILNNLRERRIIDLVAVTIDEGICGYREEGVDIARKNAELWGVEHRVVSFKDYVGRTLNEIMVDSTDRNACTYCGVFRRWILNQVAREEGATKIATGHNLDDEAQSILMNYMEGNIQNLTRIGIKSESSYEGFTVKIKPLREIPEKETALYVVARDLPVHLAGCPYAGDSFRAKIRDFLKEISLDHPTIMYSTLRGFDKIKPVLKKEFSRKNHTGECTECGEPASGKLCKACSFRKMWEKK; encoded by the coding sequence ATGGAAGTATGTGATAAATGCGGTAACCCCCGGATCATCATCAAAAGAAAGCAATCCGGACAGATACTCTGCCAGGAATGTTTCATAAGACTGACCCAGGACAAAGTCCTGAGGGACATCCGCCGGCAAAACCTGGTTGACAAGGGCGATAAGGTTTTAGTTGCCTTATCCGGGGGAAAAGATAGTGTAATGGTTCTGGACATCTTGAACAATCTCCGGGAAAGGAGAATAATTGACCTGGTGGCAGTAACCATTGACGAGGGTATCTGTGGCTACCGGGAGGAAGGAGTGGACATTGCCCGGAAAAACGCAGAACTATGGGGAGTTGAACACCGGGTGGTCTCCTTTAAAGACTACGTGGGCCGCACCTTAAATGAAATAATGGTCGATTCAACTGACCGGAATGCCTGCACCTACTGTGGAGTCTTCCGCCGCTGGATCCTGAACCAGGTGGCCCGGGAAGAAGGAGCCACCAAAATAGCCACCGGACACAACCTGGATGACGAGGCCCAGTCCATACTCATGAACTACATGGAGGGAAACATACAGAACCTCACCCGCATTGGAATCAAATCGGAATCCAGTTACGAGGGATTCACCGTCAAGATCAAACCCCTCCGGGAGATCCCAGAGAAGGAAACCGCCCTCTACGTGGTGGCCCGGGACCTACCCGTCCACCTGGCTGGCTGTCCCTATGCCGGGGATTCCTTCCGGGCCAAGATAAGGGACTTCCTCAAGGAAATCAGCCTGGACCATCCCACCATAATGTACTCCACCCTGCGGGGTTTTGATAAGATAAAACCCGTCCTTAAAAAGGAGTTTTCCCGGAAAAACCACACTGGAGAATGCACTGAATGCGGAGAACCTGCATCCGGCAAACTCTGCAAAGCCTGCAGCTTCCGTAAGATGTGGGAGAAAAAATAG
- a CDS encoding 4Fe-4S dicluster domain-containing protein has protein sequence MEKIIIQSDLCDGCLDCQEACARLHGTSGILVREVEGSFYPIICQHCEDAPCQLICPTEAMGEEGVDPERCIGCGLCMMVCPFGAATIHERKSHKCNQCPDLDTPACVKACSKRAIAKVDTDKLQAEKQRKHIEKITGIGKKSKKSSDLINIMTASTRAKKALDKEA, from the coding sequence TTGGAAAAAATAATTATCCAGTCCGACCTCTGTGATGGGTGTTTGGACTGTCAGGAGGCATGTGCCCGGCTCCACGGAACTTCCGGGATCCTGGTAAGGGAAGTGGAGGGATCATTTTATCCCATTATCTGTCAGCACTGTGAAGATGCACCCTGCCAGTTGATCTGCCCTACCGAAGCCATGGGTGAAGAAGGAGTGGACCCGGAAAGATGTATTGGCTGCGGACTGTGTATGATGGTTTGCCCCTTTGGTGCGGCGACCATACACGAACGAAAATCCCATAAATGTAACCAGTGCCCTGATCTGGACACCCCGGCCTGTGTGAAAGCCTGTTCCAAACGGGCCATAGCCAAGGTGGACACTGATAAGTTGCAGGCTGAAAAGCAGCGCAAACACATCGAAAAAATCACGGGTATCGGTAAAAAGAGTAAGAAAAGTTCTGATCTCATTAACATTATGACCGCCAGCACACGGGCTAAAAAGGCCCTGGATAAGGAGGCCTAG
- a CDS encoding 4Fe-4S dicluster domain-containing protein, with protein MKELISQPELCDECGKCERICPKNAIRVISGVPVYCLHCAEERAPCMTICPEGAIEKVNGAVIIHEEECIGCGLCRDACPIGAINLNECGIATKCDLCFERDEPLCVSVCPKDALKMSSEDILADKRDRIAKELERVKMIMK; from the coding sequence ATGAAAGAACTTATCTCCCAACCAGAACTCTGTGATGAATGCGGGAAATGCGAACGCATATGTCCTAAAAACGCTATAAGAGTGATCAGTGGCGTGCCAGTTTACTGTTTGCACTGTGCTGAAGAACGCGCCCCCTGCATGACCATCTGTCCAGAGGGAGCAATCGAAAAGGTCAATGGAGCGGTTATAATCCATGAAGAGGAATGTATTGGCTGTGGACTGTGCCGGGATGCCTGTCCAATAGGTGCCATCAATCTAAATGAATGTGGAATTGCCACCAAATGTGACCTGTGCTTTGAACGGGATGAACCACTCTGTGTTTCCGTGTGTCCTAAAGATGCTCTTAAAATGAGTTCTGAAGATATCCTGGCGGATAAACGGGACCGTATAGCTAAAGAATTGGAAAGAGTTAAGATGATCATGAAATAA